The Oscillospiraceae bacterium genome includes the window TTTTATATTAATTCCGTTTAATAGTATTTCTCCTTCTGTCGGGTCATAAAGACGGCAAAGAAGCTTTATAAACGTCGTCTTTCCCGATCCGTTCATTCCGACAACGGCGAGCCTTTCGCCGATTCTGAATTTGAGCGAAACGTTTTGCAGAGCATAAGCAGCGGAAGAAGGATATTTGAATGACACATCTCGGAATTCGATCTCATAATCGTTATCTCCGCCGACGCATAGAGAGCGCTTTTCGACCGGGAGGGTGCCCAGGTACATCTGCGACGGGATTTCCATAAAATCAAAGTATATCTGGATCGCTTGATTATTTACACGCAGCATAGCAAGCTGTGTCATAAAATCCGTAAAGCCGTTTGTGAATTCATTGATACTTCCCACATAACGCACAACCAATCCTACACCGAATAACCCCGCAAGAGCCTTCAAGCCGACAAAAAGATACACAAGAGTACTTATTGTAATTGTAGATACTGTTACTATACTGGAATATTTCATTTGATTCTTAAACAGTATGTTTATGCTTTTATATGCATCATCAAAAAGAGACATTGATTCTTCCATAATGAGAGCTTTTTGATTATAAATACGGATGTCTTTCCCGGCATGGTAAGAAGCAAGATAATCATTTAAATAATAACCGAAAATTCTGTTAAATGGTATAAAATCGTTCATAATTTTATAAGTTTTTTTCGTGACATTATTATTTGTATACATGCCGACAAATACATTTGCTATAATGCCAAAAGCAAGAATAATTGATAATACGGGCGATGCAGCAATGGCATACAGACCGGAAAGCCTTTCGCCGCTGACTGTCATAAACATTGAAGCAGTAAGAGAAACAGAAAATGCAACGGTAATAAATGATTTTATCATAAGCTGAAATGAACGAATAAGCTGCCAGATTCCGCCTCCGTTCATAGAACGGAATTCATTAATCTTCTCTCTTAACCGGTGCGTCTGCGGATTTTCCACAGCGGTATAATCCATACTTATTATCTTTTTACTGATCTTCATTTCATATCTTGAATCAAATTCAAATTCCAACAGGTTTATGAATCTGTTTAATGATCTTATAATTAATAACACAAGCAGATTAACTGATATTGTTATCACCGCATATGTCAAAAGAACGTTAAATCCCATTTTCCTGGATATCCCGTCGATAATAAGCGCCGACATATAAATGTTGATAAAAGGCGTTATCGCATTGAAAACAGTACGTATAAAAATTAATGATAGAAATCCACTTCTGATACTGTGTATTTCCTTTAAACCTTTAATTATCAGGAGGATATCATTTTTAAGCTTTTTCACTTAATTTCCTCCTTGTAGTAATGGCTTTGTATATTAAACATATTTGCGTATTTGCCTCCGAGCTTCATAAGCTCGTCATGCGTTCCCTCTTCTGTTATTTCTCCGTTTTCAAGATATAAAATTCTGTCGCAGAATCTCGTGCTTGACAACCTGTGAGAGATAAAAACTGATGTCGCGCCGGTTGTCAATTCGTTATACTTTTTGTACATTTCGTTTTCTGCGATCGGATCAAGCGCGGCGGTCGGCTCGTCGAGCACGATCACATTTCCGCCCTTATACAAAGCTCTTGCCAGCGCGAGCTTTTGTTTTTCGCCGCCTGACAAATCCGTCGCTTCTTCGTGTATGCTTTTTAATAACAAAGTATCTTCTTTATACGGCAAGCTCTGTACCTTTTCATATAAACCAGACAATGTAAGC containing:
- a CDS encoding ABC transporter ATP-binding protein, whose translation is MKKLKNDILLIIKGLKEIHSIRSGFLSLIFIRTVFNAITPFINIYMSALIIDGISRKMGFNVLLTYAVITISVNLLVLLIIRSLNRFINLLEFEFDSRYEMKISKKIISMDYTAVENPQTHRLREKINEFRSMNGGGIWQLIRSFQLMIKSFITVAFSVSLTASMFMTVSGERLSGLYAIAASPVLSIILAFGIIANVFVGMYTNNNVTKKTYKIMNDFIPFNRIFGYYLNDYLASYHAGKDIRIYNQKALIMEESMSLFDDAYKSINILFKNQMKYSSIVTVSTITISTLVYLFVGLKALAGLFGVGLVVRYVGSINEFTNGFTDFMTQLAMLRVNNQAIQIYFDFMEIPSQMYLGTLPVEKRSLCVGGDNDYEIEFRDVSFKYPSSAAYALQNVSLKFRIGERLAVVGMNGSGKTTFIKLLCRLYDPTEGEILLNGINIK